A stretch of Rhododendron vialii isolate Sample 1 chromosome 4a, ASM3025357v1 DNA encodes these proteins:
- the LOC131322160 gene encoding disease resistance protein RGA2-like encodes MHATALLIPAAQAILNGLMPLLTEQIKLAWGFKGDLQKLQRRLRNIQALLRDADKVQIESEVLKEWLKCLKSVTCDVENVLGELAYEALRKKLEVGNRKRNKVRNFFSLSNPPIFRLKMVNRVNNINLLLDNICKEAHDMGLRPAEQLISVLVSPSEHRQTTPFIDKSRCVGRDGDVVVVREMLLLSKDDLSVIAIVGMAGLGKTTLAQLVYQDKKVGEYFGGNKMWICVSDDFRVESLLNEMAEYLFGGESKMSNIGAIVEKLGEKLKGKKYLLVLDDVWNRIPKIWEDMRSALIGIGGSKESKIVVTTRSMDVVSAMRVPKSLTHPLHKLSDKDSWTMFSERAFENREPREIQTLEEIGRRMVEKCKGVPLAIKSLGGLLYDKKFLSEWESIEESELWRVEGEILPALRLSFHHLSSPSLKQCFAFCSIFPKDKLIFKDNLIQLWAGLGYLRSLSEGNWEMEDVGNEYFNILLHNSLFQDVVLDEYNDVSACKMHDLVHDLALDVSKGSCLTLEASGVMDHPKVQHLSLCLEEEMRLELSKDTIGKLRTLFLIGNLPQSIEDVKSIRALNIVNAGVKELSSSISKFINLKYLDLSKSSFEKVPNSITKLYNLETLRLPLSSNILEEIETKFHKLVSLRHLCVKDVEASRKMIPPMIGRLTSLRTLPFFSVGEDKGLKIEELGSLSKLRGRLRIYDLQHVKGIEEAERAKMSEKSKVTELKFHWDENPGVPNVNYGDVLEGLKPHKNLRGLILENFGGQRLASWMRSRDDQSLHNLAKIELINCESCENIPILGHLPNLEVVVMKKLDNVESIGPEFYGLDERIVGGSSSTMAAPTPTVFPALKKLTIRGMRKLKEWSDVSSLPTTITSTMEFFPRLEELHIKGCPNLITIPGHLLCIQNLAIRMDWFSFGFENIANGLTSTIVVDGDSTNVSTMIEHLLETSRKSLKRLGIQGLHKLCYLPKQLLNLASLEYLGIIGCPKLMYIGEETGGEFNSCLTSLQVLQIRSCNELRCLPKGLLQPTLERLNMYQCYNLREASPDELRNLTSLQHMELDSSQWARPWEEGQFCLTSLRKFYIGPFSEELDYYPWPEVEMAKAQYPQLLESLKLRGWPKLKCLPDQIRHLTSLRELVIYRFGGLEALPEWLGNFSSLESLRLYECPNLRSLPSLKIFQRLKNLQSLEINWCPLLQERCKEGGEEWHKIAHIPKLVTRAPGYSTT; translated from the exons ATGCATGCAACTGCCCTTCTGATCCCTGCAGCTCAGGCAATCCTGAATGGCTTGATGCCACTTTTAACTGAACAGATTAAGCTGGCGTGGGGTTTCAAAGGAGACCTCCAAAAGCTCCAAAGAAGGTTAAGGAACATCCAAGCTTTGCTACGTGATGCTGACAAAGTGCAAATAGAATCAGAAGTCCTGAAAGAGTGGCTAAAGTGTCTCAAGTCGGTAACCTGCGATGTGGAGAATGTGCTGGGTGAGCTTGCATATGAAGCTCTTCGAAAGAAGTTGGAGGTAGGAAACCGAAAGAGGAACAAGGTACGCAACTTCTTCTCGCTCTCTAATCCACCGATATTTCGTCTCAAGATGGTTAATAGGGTGAACAATATCAATTTGTTGTTGGACAACATATGTAAAGAAGCACATGATATGGGTCTTAGACCAGCAGAACAACTCATCAGTGTTTTAGTTTCGCCTAGTGAGCATAGGCAAACTACACCTTTCATAGACAAATCACGTTGTGTGGGGAGGGATGGTGATGTCGTAGTAGTAAGAGAAATGTTACTTCTCTCTAAAGATGATTTATCTGTCATTGCTATTGTAGGAATGGCTGGGCTTGGGAAAACAACACTAGCGCAGTTAGTTTACCAAGATAAGAAGGTTGGGGAGTATTTTGGTGGTAACAAAATGTGGATTTGTGTCTCTGATGATTTCAGGGTTGAAAGTTTATTGAATGAGATGGCGGAATATCTTTTTGGGGGGGAATCCAAGATGTCAAATATTGGAGCAATAGTTGAAAAGCTTGGAGAAAAACTGAAGGGAAAGAAATACTTACTCGTGTTAGACGATGTTTGGAATAGGATTCCAAAAATATGGGAAGACATGAGAAGTGCTTTGATAGGTATAGGTGGCTCCAAGGAAAGCAAAATTGTAGTTACCACCCGTAGTATGGATGTGGTATCAGCAATGCGGGTGCCCAAATCTCTTACCCATCCTTTGCATAAACTGTCAGATAAAGATAGTTGGACCATGTTTAGTGAAAGAGCATTTGAAAATAGAGAACCAAGAGAAATTCAAACTCTAGAAGAAATTGGTAGAAGAATGGTAGAAAAGTGTAAGGGTGTGCCATTGGCGATAAAGTCATTAGGAGGCTTATTGTACGACAAGAAATTTCTATCCGAATGGGAGTCCATTGAGGAGAGTGAATTATGGAGAGTTGAGGGTGAAATTCTTCCAGCATTAAGGCTTAGTTTCCATCACCTATCCTCCCCAAGTTTGAAACAATGTTTTGccttttgttctatttttccaaaGGACAAATTAATATTTAAGGATAACTTGATTCAGCTTTGGGCTGGTCTAGGTTATCTTCGGTCTCTTTCAGAAGGGAATTGGGAGATGGAAGACGTAGGCAATGAATATTTTAATATCTTGTTGCACAATTCACTATTTCAAGATGTTGTCTTGGATGAGTATAATGATGTTAGTGCTTGCAAGATGCATGATCTTGTACATGATCTTGCTCTAGATGTCTCAAAAGGTAGTTGTTTGACTTTGGAAGCTAGTGGGGTTATGGACCATCCCAAGGTTCAACATCTATCATTGTGTCTCGAGGAAGAAATGAGGTTAGAACTGTCAAAAGACACTATTGGGAAACTGAGAACACTATTTTTAATTGGAAATCTCCCCCAAAGTATTGAAGATGTCAAATCCATTCGTGCCCTGAATATAGTAAATGCTGGTGTGAAAGAGTTGTCAAGTTCTATATCCAAGTTCATAAATCTAAAATATCTTGACCTATCAAAGTCTTCTTTCGAAAAAGTGCCAAATTCTATCACCAAGCTCTACAATTTGGAAACATTGAGGTTGCCACTAtcttcaaatattttagaagAGATTGAAACAAAATTCCATAAGCTGGTTAGCTTGAGACATCTTTGCGTGAAAGATGTAGAAGCTAGTAGGAAAATGATTCCACCCATGATAGGCCGTTTGACTTCTTTGCGGACGTTACCATTCTTTTCTGTGGGTGAGGACAAGGGCCTTAAAATTGAAGAGCTGGGAAGCTTAAGCAAGCTGAGAGGTAGATTACGCATTTATGATCTCCAACACGTGAAAGGCATTGAAGAAGCAGAAAGAGCTAAAATGtctgaaaaatcaaaagttaCAGAGTTGAAATTTCATTGGGATGAGAACCCTGGAGTGCCGAACGTTAACTATGGGGATGTGTTGGAAGGACTTAAACCTCACAAGAATCTTAGGGGTTTAATTCTCGAAAATTTCGGAGGACAAAGATTGGCATCATGGATGAGGAGTAGAGATGATCAATCGCTTCATAATTTAGCGAAGATCGAATTAATCAACTGTGAATCATGTGAAAATATCCCAATACTTGGACACCTTCCGAACCTTGAAGTCGTTGTCATGAAAAAATTGGATAACGTGGAGAGCATTGGTCctgaattttatggattggaTGAACGAATTGTTGgtggtagtagtagtactatGGCTGCACCAACACCAACAGTATTTCCGGCATTGAAAAAACTCACTATTCGTGGTATGCGGAAGCTAAAAGAGTGGTCAGATGTATCGTCATTGCCTACTACAATCACGAGTACAATGGAGTTCTTTCCTCGTCTCGAGGAGTTGCATATCAAGGGATGTCCTAACTTAATCACCATTCCAGGCCATTTGTTATGCATTCAAAATTTAGCTATTCGTATGGACTGGTTCTCCTTTGGTTTTGAGAACATTGCGAATGGACTCACTTCGACCATAGTGGTAGATGGGGATTCGACAAATGTCAGTACTATGATTGAACATTTGCTAGAAACAAGTAGAAAGTCCCTAAAGCGTCTGGGAATACAGGGTTTACATAAGTTGTGTTATTTACCGAAGCAACTACTAAACCTAGCTTCCCTTGAGTATTTAGGAATAATTGGGTGCCCTAAACTGATGTACATAGGAGAAGAAACTGGAGGGGAATTCAACAGCTGCCTAACGTCCCTTCAAGTGCTTCAAATTCGATCGTGCAATGAGTTGAGATGCTTGCCAAAGGGGTTGCTACAACCAACCCTTGAAAGATTGAATATGTATCAATGTTATAATTTAAGGGAGGCCAGCCCCGATGAACTGCGCAACCTCACGTCCCTTCAGCATATGGAATTGGACAGCTCACAATGGGCGAGGCCTTGGGAGGAGGGGCAATTCTGTTTGACCAGTCTTCGAAAGTTTTATATCGGTCCCTTCTCAGAGGAGCTGGATTATTACCCCTGGCCAGAGGTTGAGATGGCCAAAGCTCAATACCCGCAATTGCTAGAATCTCTGAAGTTAAGGGGATGGCCAAAGCTCAAGTGCCTTCCCGATCAAATTCGGCACCTCACTTCCTTAAGAGAGCTGGTAATTTATAGATTCGGTGGGTTGGAAGCTCTACCGGAGTGGTTGGGTAACTTTTCATCTCTTGAATCATTGAGGCTCTATGAGTGCCCTAATCTGAGGAGTTTGCCCtcactgaaaatttttcaacGTCTCAAGAATTTACAATCGCTAGAGATAAACTGGTGTCCCCTTCTACAGGAAAGGTGCAAAGAAGGGGGAGAAGAGTGGCACAAGATTGCTCATATTCCGAAGCTCGTGACACGGG CCCCAGGATATTCCACCACATAA